A section of the Quatrionicoccus australiensis genome encodes:
- the phaR gene encoding polyhydroxyalkanoate synthesis repressor PhaR, whose amino-acid sequence MSELVRLIKKYPNRRLYDTKTSAYITLGDVKELVLKFEVFKVVDAKTAEDLTRSILLQIILEEETGGMPLFSSDLLSGFIRFYGSAMQGMLGKYLENNMKTFVDFQGKLQEQSRTVYGPGDNSHMQADFWAQFLNFQQPAMQNMMTAYMEQSKKMFQSMQDQLQTQTRTMFTGFQFNPEEPEQK is encoded by the coding sequence ATGTCGGAACTGGTACGCCTGATCAAGAAATACCCCAACCGTCGTCTTTACGATACCAAGACGAGCGCTTACATCACATTGGGTGATGTCAAGGAACTTGTTCTCAAGTTCGAAGTATTCAAGGTCGTCGATGCCAAGACGGCGGAAGATCTGACGCGCAGCATCCTGCTCCAGATCATCCTTGAAGAAGAAACGGGCGGCATGCCGCTGTTCTCGAGCGATCTGCTTTCCGGCTTCATTCGTTTCTACGGTAGCGCCATGCAGGGCATGCTCGGCAAGTATCTGGAAAACAACATGAAGACCTTCGTTGATTTTCAGGGCAAGCTGCAGGAGCAGTCGCGCACTGTCTACGGTCCGGGCGACAACAGTCACATGCAGGCTGATTTCTGGGCGCAGTTTCTCAACTTCCAGCAGCCGGCCATGCAGAACATGATGACGGCCTATATGGAACAGTCGAAGAAAATGTTCCAGTCGATGCAGGATCAGCTGCAGACCCAGACCCGCACGATGTTTACCGGCTTCCAGTTCAATCCGGAAGAGCCCGAACAGAAATAA
- the phbB gene encoding acetoacetyl-CoA reductase, producing MTQRVALVTGAMGGLGTAICQELAKAGHKVVASYHPQFDNKDAWLAEMAEAGFKDFVCVAGDVSDIASCQTMVAEAEAACGQVDILVNNAGITRDRMFAKMEKDGWDAVIATNLTSLFNMTKQVSAKMAERGYGRIINISSVNGVKGQAGQTNYSAAKAGVIGFTKALAAELAAKGVTVNAICPGYVATKMVMAIKPEVLQSIIDTVPMKRLAKPEEIGGACAYLASDLAAFMTGATMNINGGLYYQ from the coding sequence ATGACGCAACGTGTTGCTCTCGTTACCGGCGCTATGGGTGGTCTTGGAACCGCAATCTGTCAGGAACTGGCCAAGGCTGGCCACAAGGTGGTTGCTTCTTACCACCCGCAGTTCGACAACAAGGATGCCTGGCTGGCTGAAATGGCTGAAGCCGGCTTCAAGGATTTCGTTTGTGTCGCTGGCGACGTTTCCGATATCGCTTCCTGCCAGACCATGGTTGCCGAAGCTGAAGCCGCTTGCGGCCAGGTCGACATCCTCGTGAACAATGCCGGCATCACCCGTGACCGCATGTTCGCCAAGATGGAAAAGGACGGCTGGGATGCAGTTATCGCCACCAACCTGACCTCGCTGTTCAACATGACCAAGCAAGTCTCCGCCAAGATGGCCGAGCGTGGCTATGGCCGCATCATCAACATCTCCTCCGTCAATGGCGTCAAGGGTCAGGCTGGCCAGACCAACTACTCCGCTGCCAAGGCTGGTGTGATCGGCTTCACCAAGGCACTGGCTGCCGAACTGGCCGCCAAGGGCGTGACCGTTAACGCCATCTGCCCGGGTTACGTTGCCACCAAGATGGTCATGGCGATCAAGCCGGAAGTTCTGCAGTCCATCATCGACACCGTGCCGATGAAGCGTCTGGCCAAGCCGGAAGAAATCGGTGGCGCCTGCGCCTACCTGGCTTCCGATCTGGCTGCCTTCATGACCGGCGCCACGATGAACATCAACGGCGGTCTGTACTACCAGTAA
- the phbB gene encoding acetoacetyl-CoA reductase: MTRVALVTGGMGGLGEAVCIKLAALGFKVVTTYSPGNPKVQEWLNSMHNMGYGFKAYPCDVTDFDSARACVEAVAADVGPVDVLVNNAGITRDMTFKKMTKADWDAVMHTNLDSVFNMTKQVMDGMVERRWGRVINVSSVNGQKGAFGQTNYSAAKAGMHGFTKALALEVAKQGVTVNTISPGYIGTKMVTAIPQEILDSKILPQIPVNRLGKPEEIAGLVAYLASDEAAFVTGANISINGGQHMY; the protein is encoded by the coding sequence ATGACGCGAGTTGCACTGGTTACGGGTGGTATGGGTGGTCTCGGCGAAGCGGTATGCATCAAGCTGGCGGCGCTCGGTTTCAAGGTTGTCACGACTTATTCGCCGGGGAACCCCAAGGTTCAGGAGTGGCTGAATTCGATGCACAACATGGGCTATGGTTTCAAGGCCTATCCTTGTGATGTGACCGACTTCGATTCGGCGCGCGCCTGTGTCGAGGCCGTTGCTGCCGATGTCGGGCCGGTTGATGTCCTGGTCAATAACGCGGGTATCACGCGTGACATGACCTTCAAGAAGATGACCAAGGCTGACTGGGATGCCGTCATGCATACCAATCTTGATTCTGTTTTCAACATGACCAAGCAGGTCATGGATGGTATGGTCGAGCGCCGCTGGGGACGTGTCATCAACGTTTCATCGGTCAATGGACAGAAGGGCGCATTCGGGCAGACCAATTATTCTGCAGCCAAGGCCGGCATGCATGGCTTCACCAAGGCGCTGGCGCTGGAAGTGGCGAAGCAGGGTGTCACAGTAAATACAATATCGCCGGGATATATTGGCACCAAGATGGTGACAGCGATCCCGCAAGAGATTCTCGATTCAAAGATTCTGCCGCAAATCCCGGTCAACCGACTGGGCAAGCCAGAGGAAATTGCCGGACTCGTGGCCTACCTTGCTTCCGATGAAGCGGCGTTTGTCACCGGGGCCAATATTTCCATAAACGGCGGTCAGCACATGTACTGA
- the phaC gene encoding class I poly(R)-hydroxyalkanoic acid synthase: MAHQGSNNNDAFLGSAMQFMQAGQNMAQQFMEFVGKAGNPNVTPPPAIDPQQLTALQKQFTDQQMSLWQSVLAKQQGQQESFKVAPEPGDRRFSAPEWRDSPIYDYTHQAYLLNTKFVNQMVELIPAADEKSKNRMRFLARQMIDAMAPSNFAATNPEFIQRALETKGQSITDGINNLIQDFEKGRISMTDETVFDVGRNIATTEGAVVFENELMQLIQYAPLTPKVGTRPLLVVPPCINKFYIMDLQPENSLIRFMVEQGNTVFLVSWRNPKEEQGHLTWDDYLEHGPIAAQHVVREITKVKQINALGFCVGGTILTSALAVLKARGEDPVASLTLLTTLLDFSDTGEIGLFIDESGLLARESTIGKGGLLPARDLQSTFSFLRANDLVWNYVTSNYLKGQKPAAFDLLYWNSDSTSLPGPFACWYMRNLYHDNNLRVPGKLEMCGTKVDLGSLDMPVYLLATREDHIVPWQSAFQSTRILGGQVRFVLGASGHIAGVINPVSKNKRSYWINNDVKMDAESWLTAAEEKKGSWWADWAEWLKPLSGEQRAPRKPGNAKYKPIEPAPGRYVKERAV, from the coding sequence ATGGCGCATCAGGGATCGAACAATAACGACGCATTTCTCGGCTCGGCGATGCAGTTCATGCAAGCCGGACAGAATATGGCGCAGCAGTTCATGGAGTTTGTCGGCAAGGCCGGGAATCCCAATGTCACGCCTCCGCCGGCGATTGATCCGCAGCAACTGACGGCGCTGCAAAAGCAGTTCACCGATCAGCAGATGTCGCTGTGGCAATCCGTGCTGGCCAAACAGCAGGGGCAGCAGGAGTCCTTCAAGGTGGCGCCGGAACCGGGCGATCGCCGTTTTTCGGCTCCCGAGTGGCGTGACAGCCCGATTTACGATTACACGCATCAGGCCTATTTGCTGAACACCAAGTTCGTGAACCAGATGGTCGAGCTGATCCCCGCGGCTGACGAAAAATCGAAAAACCGCATGCGTTTCCTGGCGCGTCAGATGATCGATGCGATGGCGCCGTCCAATTTTGCCGCGACCAATCCCGAGTTCATTCAGCGTGCCCTGGAAACCAAGGGACAGAGCATTACCGACGGTATCAACAATCTGATTCAGGATTTCGAGAAGGGCCGTATTTCGATGACCGACGAAACGGTCTTCGATGTCGGCCGCAATATCGCGACCACCGAAGGTGCCGTCGTTTTCGAAAACGAATTGATGCAGCTGATCCAGTATGCGCCGCTGACACCCAAGGTCGGCACCCGCCCATTGCTGGTGGTGCCGCCCTGCATCAACAAGTTCTACATCATGGACCTGCAGCCGGAAAACTCGCTGATCCGCTTCATGGTCGAGCAGGGCAATACTGTTTTCCTGGTTTCCTGGCGTAACCCAAAGGAAGAGCAGGGGCATCTGACCTGGGACGATTACCTTGAGCATGGTCCGATTGCCGCGCAGCACGTCGTGCGCGAAATCACCAAGGTCAAGCAGATCAACGCGCTTGGCTTCTGTGTTGGTGGCACCATCCTGACCTCGGCGCTGGCCGTACTGAAGGCGCGCGGCGAGGATCCTGTCGCCTCGCTGACCCTGCTGACCACGTTGCTCGACTTCTCCGATACGGGTGAAATCGGTCTTTTCATTGATGAAAGCGGCCTGCTGGCGCGCGAATCGACGATAGGCAAGGGCGGCCTGCTGCCGGCGCGCGACCTGCAAAGCACCTTTTCCTTCCTGCGAGCCAACGATCTGGTCTGGAATTACGTCACCAGCAACTATCTGAAGGGCCAGAAACCAGCGGCTTTCGACCTGCTCTACTGGAACTCGGATTCGACCAGCCTGCCCGGGCCGTTTGCCTGCTGGTACATGCGCAACCTTTATCACGACAACAATCTGCGTGTGCCGGGCAAGCTTGAAATGTGCGGCACCAAGGTCGATCTCGGCAGTCTGGACATGCCGGTCTATCTGCTGGCGACGCGTGAGGATCATATCGTGCCCTGGCAGTCGGCCTTCCAGAGCACGCGCATTCTCGGTGGTCAGGTGCGCTTCGTGCTCGGTGCTTCCGGGCATATTGCCGGCGTGATCAATCCGGTCAGCAAGAACAAGCGCAGCTACTGGATTAACAACGATGTGAAAATGGATGCTGAAAGCTGGTTGACCGCTGCCGAAGAAAAGAAGGGCAGCTGGTGGGCCGACTGGGCCGAATGGCTGAAACCGTTGTCAGGAGAACAGCGGGCACCGCGCAAACCGGGAAATGCAAAATACAAGCCGATCGAACCGGCACCCGGTCGCTACGTCAAGGAGCGCGCGGTTTAA
- a CDS encoding ZIP family metal transporter: protein MSTFSWIIAVSLAGGLLSVLAAAALSVAVGTQRISMLISYAIGALLGAAFLEILPEALEKGEPHQMAGTVLFGIMVFFVLEKLVLWRHCHHDHCEAHEAHAPAHDHGRSGLLILVGDTFHNFVDGILIAAAFLDSTQLGIVTALAIIAHEIPQEVGDYMILLHSGYSKMRALAFNLLSSLATLVGAMLAYFALSDLQEWIPTLLGLAAASMIYVAVADLIPGLHKRTELKATLQQVLLIGLGIASIGIVQHLVGE from the coding sequence GTGAGTACCTTTTCCTGGATCATTGCCGTTTCTCTGGCCGGTGGCTTGCTGAGCGTTCTGGCGGCTGCCGCACTGAGTGTTGCGGTCGGTACGCAACGCATCAGCATGCTGATTTCCTATGCGATTGGCGCCCTGCTTGGGGCGGCTTTCCTGGAGATCCTGCCCGAAGCCCTGGAAAAGGGCGAGCCGCACCAGATGGCGGGAACCGTGTTGTTCGGCATCATGGTTTTCTTCGTTCTGGAAAAACTGGTGCTCTGGCGGCATTGCCACCACGATCACTGCGAGGCGCACGAAGCGCACGCCCCTGCCCATGACCATGGGCGCTCGGGGCTGCTCATCCTGGTTGGCGATACCTTCCACAATTTCGTGGACGGCATCCTGATTGCGGCGGCCTTTCTTGACAGCACCCAGCTTGGCATTGTCACTGCGCTGGCCATCATCGCCCATGAAATCCCGCAGGAAGTTGGCGACTACATGATCCTGCTGCATTCCGGCTACAGCAAAATGCGGGCGCTTGCCTTCAACCTGCTTTCCAGCCTGGCGACACTGGTCGGTGCCATGCTGGCCTATTTTGCGCTGTCCGATCTCCAGGAGTGGATTCCGACCCTGCTCGGGCTGGCGGCGGCGAGCATGATTTATGTCGCCGTTGCCGACCTGATTCCCGGACTGCACAAGCGCACGGAACTCAAGGCGACTCTGCAGCAGGTGCTGTTGATCGGGCTGGGTATCGCGTCGATCGGCATTGTTCAGCATCTCGTCGGCGAATAG
- the gcvA gene encoding transcriptional regulator GcvA, which translates to MTYRLPPLSAMRAFEAASRHLSFKKAAEELHVTPAAISQQIKSLEDYLGLSLFRRLTRALEITPQGEAMLPKIREGFECFAAAVDSTRQPCAGVLTVTAPPSFAARWLVPRLPRFAALHPDVKLRLSSSGDAVDRRGGIRLVEEAAADLREAGSTLAIRYGTGNYPGFLVEQIFATDCVPVCSPRLASAERPLAIPQDLARHVLIHDETIDDGEYQPSWREWLSHAGVTGVDAERGPRFSNAVLAVEAALDGQGVALALKPLVAADVAAGRLRVPFEISVPSPYSYFLVMRKVLADRDSAVAFRAWLLSEAQLSGQENGERALSPDGV; encoded by the coding sequence ATGACCTATCGTCTGCCTCCGCTTTCTGCCATGCGTGCCTTCGAGGCGGCCAGTCGCCATCTCAGTTTCAAGAAGGCGGCCGAGGAGTTGCATGTGACGCCGGCGGCGATCAGCCAGCAGATCAAATCTCTGGAGGATTATCTCGGCCTCAGCCTGTTTCGCCGGCTGACCCGGGCACTCGAGATCACGCCGCAGGGCGAGGCCATGTTGCCGAAGATCCGCGAGGGTTTCGAGTGTTTTGCCGCCGCCGTCGATAGTACCCGCCAGCCCTGCGCCGGTGTGCTGACGGTCACGGCGCCGCCGTCGTTTGCGGCGCGCTGGCTGGTACCCCGTCTGCCGCGTTTCGCCGCGCTGCATCCGGACGTCAAGTTGCGACTTTCGAGCAGTGGTGATGCGGTTGACCGGCGCGGCGGCATTCGTCTCGTTGAAGAGGCGGCAGCCGATTTGCGCGAGGCCGGCAGTACGCTGGCCATTCGCTACGGAACCGGCAATTACCCCGGCTTCCTGGTCGAGCAGATTTTTGCCACCGATTGCGTGCCGGTTTGCAGCCCGCGTCTGGCAAGCGCCGAGCGACCGCTCGCAATCCCGCAGGATCTGGCCCGGCATGTGCTGATTCATGATGAGACGATAGACGATGGCGAATACCAGCCGAGCTGGCGCGAGTGGCTGAGCCATGCCGGCGTGACGGGCGTCGATGCCGAGCGCGGTCCGCGTTTTTCCAATGCCGTTTTGGCGGTGGAGGCTGCTTTGGATGGCCAGGGCGTGGCGCTGGCCTTGAAGCCGCTGGTTGCTGCCGATGTTGCCGCCGGGCGTTTGCGGGTGCCTTTCGAAATCTCGGTGCCGTCGCCGTATTCCTATTTTCTGGTGATGCGCAAGGTACTGGCTGATCGCGACTCGGCGGTGGCTTTTCGTGCCTGGTTGCTTTCCGAAGCGCAATTGTCCGGGCAGGAAAATGGCGAACGTGCCCTCTCGCCTGACGGCGTATAA